One genomic window of Actinoalloteichus hoggarensis includes the following:
- a CDS encoding acetyl-CoA C-acetyltransferase, translating into MPEAVIVAAARSPIGRARKGSLIDLRPDDLTAQIVRAALAQVPELDPTEIDDLMLGCGLPGGEQGFNMARVVAVLLGQDTLPGTTVTRYCASSLQTTRMALHAIRAGEGDVFISAGVETVSRYPKGNSDSWPDTINPLFTDAIARGEAAAEQGAEQWSDPRASGELPDVYMAMGQTAENLALAKGVSRQEMDEFGVRSQNLAEQAGINGFWKTDITPVTVPGGTVVTADDGPRAGVTYEKVAELKPVFRPNGRVTAGNCCPLNDGAAALVVMSDEKARRLGITPLARIVSTGVSALSPEIMGLGPVEASRQALARAGMTIGDVDLVEINEAFAAQVIPSYQELDIPLEKLNVNGGAIAVGHPFGSTGARITTTLLNSLRFHDKQIGLETMCVGGGQGMAMVIERLS; encoded by the coding sequence ATGCCCGAGGCCGTGATCGTCGCCGCCGCCCGCTCCCCCATCGGCCGGGCCCGCAAGGGCTCGCTGATCGACCTCCGTCCGGACGATCTCACCGCGCAGATCGTCCGCGCCGCCCTGGCCCAGGTTCCCGAGCTGGACCCGACCGAGATCGACGATCTGATGCTCGGCTGCGGCCTGCCCGGCGGCGAGCAGGGATTCAACATGGCACGGGTCGTCGCCGTGCTGCTCGGTCAGGACACCCTGCCCGGCACCACCGTGACCCGTTACTGCGCCTCCAGCCTCCAGACCACCCGGATGGCCCTGCACGCCATCCGCGCCGGTGAGGGCGACGTCTTCATCAGCGCGGGCGTCGAGACGGTCTCCCGCTACCCCAAGGGCAACTCCGACAGCTGGCCCGACACGATCAACCCGCTGTTCACCGACGCCATCGCCAGGGGCGAGGCCGCCGCCGAGCAGGGCGCCGAGCAGTGGAGCGACCCGAGGGCCTCGGGTGAGCTGCCCGACGTCTACATGGCGATGGGCCAGACCGCCGAGAACCTCGCCCTCGCCAAGGGGGTGAGCAGGCAGGAGATGGACGAGTTCGGCGTCCGCTCGCAGAACCTCGCCGAGCAGGCCGGGATCAACGGCTTCTGGAAGACCGACATCACCCCGGTCACCGTGCCCGGCGGCACGGTGGTGACCGCCGACGACGGCCCGAGGGCGGGCGTCACCTACGAGAAGGTCGCCGAGCTGAAGCCGGTGTTCCGGCCGAACGGCCGCGTCACCGCGGGCAACTGCTGTCCGCTCAACGACGGGGCCGCCGCCCTGGTCGTCATGAGCGACGAGAAGGCCAGGCGGCTCGGCATCACGCCGTTGGCCCGCATCGTGTCCACCGGAGTCTCGGCGCTCTCGCCGGAGATCATGGGACTCGGCCCGGTGGAGGCGTCCCGGCAGGCCCTGGCCCGCGCGGGGATGACCATCGGCGACGTCGACCTCGTGGAGATCAACGAGGCCTTCGCGGCGCAGGTCATCCCCTCCTACCAGGAACTGGACATCCCGCTGGAGAAGCTCAACGTCAACGGCGGTGCCATCGCCGTCGGCCATCCCTTCGGCAGCACCGGCGCGCGGATCACGACGACGCTGCTCAACTCGCTGCGCTTCCACGACAAGCAGATCGGCCTGGAGACGATGTGCGTCGGCGGCGGGCAGGGCATGGCGATGGTGATCGAACGCCTGTCCTGA
- a CDS encoding SGNH/GDSL hydrolase family protein, translating to MLTPRVVRGAALVAGALGGLTGAAYGLLSGQSRLARRVIGIPTTDPLQADGLYLPDGSGPYDENGRRRGADGPAREGAVPAPRPTADPTANTKAGSARGGLPELVTSGRTGPAEADSGGLAADPRAADVLTFAVIGDSSAAGLGVSVAAELPGVLMAIGLAEESERPVLLRTHAVSGSTSLDLAKQIDAALIDPPDVALIIIGANDVTTRLPLRTSIALLGVGVERLHEAGVGVVVGTCPDLGAIRPIAQPLRAIVRNWSLALSKGQRIEVERTGGIPVPLADLLSPEFLSRPAELFSADNFHPSAAGYEAAAAILLPALCSAAGVWDGGPLPRSPIRSSAAEARRPTSRIVQRLNRRLGRPR from the coding sequence ATGTTGACACCGAGAGTGGTGCGAGGCGCCGCACTCGTGGCCGGGGCGCTGGGCGGACTGACGGGCGCCGCGTACGGGCTGTTGTCGGGGCAGTCCCGACTCGCACGACGGGTGATCGGGATTCCGACCACCGATCCGCTTCAGGCCGACGGGCTCTACCTGCCCGACGGCTCGGGACCGTATGACGAGAACGGCAGGCGGCGAGGCGCCGACGGCCCGGCGAGAGAGGGCGCCGTTCCCGCGCCGCGGCCGACGGCCGATCCGACCGCGAACACGAAGGCGGGCTCGGCCCGCGGCGGCTTGCCCGAGCTGGTGACGTCGGGCCGCACGGGGCCGGCCGAGGCCGACTCAGGAGGACTCGCGGCGGACCCGCGTGCCGCGGACGTCCTGACCTTCGCGGTGATCGGCGACTCCTCCGCGGCGGGACTCGGCGTGTCCGTCGCCGCCGAGCTGCCCGGCGTCCTGATGGCGATCGGGCTGGCCGAGGAGTCGGAGCGTCCGGTGCTGCTGCGCACCCACGCGGTCAGCGGCTCGACGAGCCTGGACCTCGCCAAGCAGATCGACGCGGCGCTGATCGACCCGCCCGACGTGGCACTGATCATCATCGGTGCGAACGACGTCACGACGCGGCTGCCGCTGCGCACCTCGATCGCCCTGCTCGGGGTCGGCGTCGAACGCCTGCACGAGGCGGGCGTCGGAGTCGTGGTCGGCACCTGCCCGGACCTGGGCGCCATCCGACCGATCGCGCAGCCGCTGCGGGCCATCGTCCGCAACTGGAGTCTGGCGTTGTCCAAGGGCCAGCGGATCGAGGTGGAGCGGACCGGCGGCATCCCGGTTCCGTTGGCGGACCTGCTCTCCCCGGAGTTCCTGAGCAGGCCCGCGGAGCTGTTCAGCGCGGACAACTTCCATCCGTCCGCCGCCGGGTACGAGGCGGCCGCGGCGATCCTGCTCCCCGCGTTGTGCAGCGCGGCAGGCGTGTGGGACGGCGGACCGCTGCCTCGGTCGCCGATCCGTTCGTCGGCCGCGGAGGCCCGGCGGCCGACGAGTCGGATCGTGCAGCGGTTGAACCGGCGTCTCGGCCGTCCCCGCTGA
- a CDS encoding cystathionine beta-synthase, translating to MEYAEHVTDLVGDTPLVRLGALSEGMEPLVLAKVEYFNPGGSVKDRIALRMVEAAERSGELVPGGTIVEPTSGNTGVGLAMFAQRRGYRCVFVCPDKVSEDKRNVLKAYGAEVVVCPTAVPPEHPDSYYNVSDRLVTEIPGAWKPNQYANVENPASHYATTGPELWKQTEGRITHFVAGIGTGGTISGTGRYLKEVSGGRVKIIGADPVGSVYSGGTGRPYLVEGVGEDFWPTTYDREICDEIIAVSDGDSFDVTRRLAREEALLVGGSCGMAAAAALEVARREGPDAVIVVLLPDGGRGYLSKVFDDSWMASYGFLSPDHAGATVGDVLRRKDGTMPDLVHAHPNETVAEAVAVLREFGVSQMPVVNAEPPVMAAEVSGAVNERELLEALFTGQAQLADRVEQHMSKPLPTIGAGEPVGTAMSALSDADGALVLVDGKPAGVVTRQDVLGFIAGRP from the coding sequence ATGGAGTACGCCGAGCACGTGACGGACCTGGTGGGAGACACGCCGCTGGTTCGATTGGGGGCGTTGTCCGAGGGCATGGAGCCGTTGGTCCTCGCCAAGGTCGAGTACTTCAATCCGGGCGGCAGCGTGAAGGACCGCATCGCCCTGCGCATGGTGGAGGCGGCCGAACGATCCGGCGAGCTGGTTCCCGGCGGCACGATCGTCGAGCCGACCTCGGGCAACACCGGGGTGGGGCTGGCGATGTTCGCCCAGCGGCGCGGCTACCGGTGTGTGTTCGTCTGCCCGGACAAGGTCAGCGAGGACAAGCGCAACGTGCTCAAGGCCTACGGCGCCGAGGTCGTGGTCTGCCCCACCGCCGTCCCGCCGGAGCACCCCGACTCCTACTACAACGTCTCCGACCGGCTGGTCACCGAGATCCCCGGTGCGTGGAAGCCCAATCAGTACGCCAACGTGGAGAACCCGGCCTCGCACTACGCGACCACGGGGCCGGAGCTGTGGAAGCAGACCGAGGGCCGGATCACGCACTTCGTGGCGGGCATCGGCACCGGCGGCACCATCTCGGGCACCGGCCGATACCTCAAGGAGGTCTCCGGCGGCCGGGTGAAGATCATCGGCGCCGACCCGGTGGGCTCCGTCTACTCCGGAGGGACCGGCAGGCCGTACCTCGTCGAGGGCGTCGGCGAGGACTTCTGGCCGACCACCTACGACCGCGAGATCTGCGACGAGATCATCGCCGTCTCCGACGGCGACTCCTTCGACGTGACGCGCAGGCTGGCCAGGGAGGAGGCGCTGCTGGTCGGCGGCTCCTGCGGCATGGCCGCCGCCGCCGCGTTGGAGGTGGCCCGCCGGGAGGGCCCCGACGCGGTGATCGTCGTGCTGCTGCCGGACGGCGGACGCGGCTACCTGTCGAAGGTCTTCGACGACTCGTGGATGGCCTCCTACGGCTTCCTGTCGCCCGACCACGCGGGCGCGACGGTCGGCGACGTGCTGCGCCGCAAGGACGGCACGATGCCCGACCTCGTGCACGCCCACCCGAACGAGACCGTGGCCGAGGCGGTGGCCGTGCTGCGCGAGTTCGGCGTCTCGCAGATGCCCGTCGTCAACGCCGAGCCCCCGGTGATGGCGGCCGAGGTGTCGGGCGCGGTCAACGAACGCGAGCTGCTGGAGGCCCTGTTCACCGGGCAGGCCCAGCTGGCCGACCGCGTCGAGCAGCACATGTCCAAGCCGCTGCCCACGATCGGCGCGGGCGAGCCCGTCGGCACGGCCATGTCGGCACTGTCCGATGCGGACGGTGCGCTCGTTCTGGTGGACGGCAAGCCCGCCGGCGTGGTGACGCGGCAGGACGTGCTCGGCTTCATCGCAGGTCGTCCGTGA
- a CDS encoding cystathionine gamma-synthase → MSQPSVARHGFATNAIHAGQEPDPTTGSVIVPIHATSTYAQDGVGGLRGGFEYSRTGNPTRAALEECLAALEGGRYARAFASGMAATDTVLRTLCKPGDHLIIPDDAYGGTYRLIDKVFSRWGITHTPVPVGDLDAMRAAIRPETRAIWVETPTNPLLNIADIAGLAQIARERGTRLVVDNTFATPYLQSPLDLGADIVVHSTTKYMGGHSDVVGGAAVTSDEELDAEFGFLQNGAGAVPGPFDAWLTLRGLKTLAVRMDRHCDNAERIVSLLVSHPSVSWVGYPGLAEHPGHEVAMKQMRRPGGMVSFRLTGGVDAALAVCSRTRLFTLAESLGGVESLIEHPGRMTHASTAGSQLEVPDDLVRLSVGIEDADDLIADLTEALG, encoded by the coding sequence ATGAGTCAGCCCAGCGTTGCGCGCCACGGGTTCGCCACCAACGCCATTCACGCGGGTCAGGAACCTGACCCGACCACCGGTTCGGTCATCGTGCCGATTCACGCGACCTCCACCTACGCCCAGGACGGCGTGGGCGGCCTGCGTGGCGGCTTCGAATACTCGCGCACCGGAAACCCGACCCGTGCGGCGCTGGAGGAATGTCTCGCTGCGCTGGAGGGCGGCCGTTACGCGCGCGCGTTCGCCTCGGGCATGGCCGCCACCGACACGGTGCTGCGGACGCTGTGCAAGCCGGGAGATCACCTGATCATCCCGGACGACGCCTACGGCGGCACCTACCGGCTCATCGACAAGGTCTTCAGCAGGTGGGGCATCACCCACACTCCCGTCCCGGTCGGCGACCTCGACGCGATGCGGGCGGCGATCCGGCCGGAGACCAGGGCGATCTGGGTCGAGACGCCGACGAACCCGCTGCTCAACATCGCCGACATCGCCGGGCTCGCGCAGATCGCGCGGGAGCGGGGCACGCGGCTCGTGGTGGACAACACCTTCGCCACGCCGTATCTCCAGTCCCCGCTCGACCTGGGCGCCGACATCGTGGTGCACTCCACCACCAAGTACATGGGCGGCCACTCCGATGTGGTCGGCGGCGCCGCCGTCACCTCGGACGAGGAGCTCGACGCCGAGTTCGGCTTCCTGCAGAACGGCGCGGGCGCGGTGCCCGGCCCGTTCGACGCCTGGCTCACGCTGCGCGGGCTGAAGACCCTGGCCGTGCGCATGGACCGGCACTGCGACAACGCGGAGCGCATCGTCAGCCTGCTGGTGAGTCACCCCTCGGTGAGCTGGGTCGGCTATCCGGGCCTGGCCGAGCACCCGGGCCACGAGGTCGCGATGAAGCAGATGCGGCGGCCCGGCGGCATGGTGTCGTTCCGGCTGACGGGCGGGGTCGACGCCGCGCTCGCGGTGTGCTCCCGGACCAGGCTCTTCACCCTCGCCGAGTCGCTGGGCGGGGTGGAGTCGCTCATCGAGCATCCCGGCCGGATGACGCACGCCAGCACGGCGGGCTCCCAGCTGGAGGTGCCGGACGACCTGGTGCGGCTGTCCGTCGGCATCGAGGACGCCGACGACCTGATCGCCGACCTGACCGAGGCGCTGGGCTGA
- a CDS encoding IclR family transcriptional regulator, with protein MARHVPAVMRAADILELFLGERSTLSAPEIASRLGLPRSTVHELVTTLVARGYLDRRPGAETQYKLGFRLLELGARYQQDLDLATEGDAVARRIARECDETVHVAVLDGLEVVYICKIDSTHSVRMISGVGRRLPAHCTAVGKVLLAGLPPEEADALLRGHELHPLTPRSITSAAALRAQLSEVRRTGVAYEMCESNPDVGCVAAPVTDHAGVWVAALSISVPTVRHREEAWPEWERLVRDGATELSRRLGSTVR; from the coding sequence ATGGCGCGACACGTTCCCGCGGTGATGCGTGCGGCGGACATCCTGGAGCTGTTCCTCGGCGAGCGGTCGACGCTGTCCGCCCCCGAGATCGCGAGCAGGCTGGGACTGCCGCGCAGCACCGTGCACGAGCTGGTGACCACGCTCGTCGCGCGGGGTTACCTCGACCGTCGTCCCGGCGCCGAGACGCAGTACAAGCTCGGCTTCCGGCTGCTGGAGCTCGGCGCGCGCTATCAGCAGGATCTCGACCTGGCCACCGAGGGCGACGCCGTCGCCCGTCGGATCGCCCGCGAATGCGACGAGACCGTGCACGTCGCGGTGCTCGACGGCCTGGAGGTCGTCTACATCTGCAAGATCGACTCCACGCACTCGGTGCGGATGATCTCGGGAGTCGGCAGGCGGCTGCCCGCGCACTGCACGGCCGTCGGCAAGGTGCTGCTCGCCGGGCTGCCGCCGGAGGAGGCCGACGCGCTGCTCCGGGGCCACGAACTGCACCCGCTGACCCCGCGCAGCATCACGTCGGCGGCGGCGCTGCGTGCCCAGCTCTCCGAGGTGCGCCGGACCGGGGTGGCCTATGAGATGTGCGAGTCCAACCCGGACGTCGGCTGTGTGGCCGCGCCGGTGACCGACCATGCGGGCGTGTGGGTCGCGGCGTTGAGCATCTCGGTGCCCACCGTTCGACACCGCGAGGAGGCCTGGCCGGAATGGGAGCGTCTCGTCCGGGACGGCGCCACCGAACTCTCCCGCAGGCTGGGCAGCACGGTCCGCTGA
- a CDS encoding M23 family metallopeptidase, giving the protein MPRILRQLTTQATPEHTTAEAPRTTRSSRRGVGKAVVASVLAGAFLVGGQPLVAGAAEGDTPENFVEVQEGAGSVLPAFYDNPARGLTSLVNETKAEADRLAAEEAAAAEAAARPDFVKPAEGTFTSGFGGRWGTTHYGVDIANVIGTPVVAATEGTVINAGPATGFGQWVRVQAPDGTITVYGHVESFTAAVGQKVAAGDQIATIGNRGQSTGPHLHFEVQVGGQKIDPQPWLAERGITLQ; this is encoded by the coding sequence ATGCCCCGTATTCTGAGGCAGCTCACCACCCAGGCGACCCCGGAGCACACCACCGCTGAGGCTCCCCGCACCACCCGTTCCTCCCGTCGTGGTGTGGGTAAGGCTGTGGTGGCGTCGGTGTTGGCGGGTGCGTTCCTGGTGGGTGGTCAGCCGTTGGTGGCTGGTGCCGCCGAGGGTGACACGCCGGAGAACTTCGTGGAGGTCCAGGAGGGTGCCGGGTCGGTGTTGCCTGCGTTCTATGACAATCCCGCGCGTGGGTTGACGTCGTTGGTGAACGAGACCAAGGCGGAGGCCGATCGCCTCGCGGCCGAGGAGGCCGCGGCGGCGGAGGCGGCGGCGCGTCCGGACTTCGTGAAGCCGGCGGAGGGTACGTTCACCTCTGGGTTCGGTGGTCGTTGGGGTACGACGCATTATGGTGTCGACATCGCGAACGTGATCGGGACGCCGGTGGTCGCGGCGACCGAGGGCACGGTGATCAACGCGGGTCCGGCGACCGGGTTCGGTCAGTGGGTTCGGGTCCAGGCCCCGGACGGCACGATCACCGTCTACGGGCATGTGGAGTCCTTCACCGCCGCGGTCGGACAGAAGGTCGCCGCGGGCGATCAGATCGCCACGATCGGTAATCGTGGTCAGTCCACCGGCCCGCATCTGCACTTCGAGGTCCAGGTCGGCGGCCAGAAGATCGATCCCCAGCCCTGGCTCGCCGAGCGCGGCATCACCCTCCAGTAA